A part of Corynebacterium mustelae genomic DNA contains:
- a CDS encoding phage portal protein: MNRDQATEAVRELLSQHATESIRHERINSALQPWSRRQAAKMFGISRRDKNYHRHVDLAIDSQAPFLPLVLDTFGQAMKVENYLAGNSGDEQSPAWRHWQRNSMDAVQSGINRAALQYGVSYAIVTGKDARDERISPIISGKSPMSITAFYGESLAWPGESGANSEWPIIAAYIKGNRIRLYDEENIYFFGAKNSPKSATSWKEQAWNSPSNLEFIEKRPHGVGVVPIVRFRDQWLLDGEYQAGMVEPLISLQKRIDRTSYEMGSTQYVAAFKQRYVIGWRPKDELTAARMKASDTWFINEDQSKVKVGQFDETNVEQYIKSRESTIRDLAAIAQVPAQSLGAGTISNVSADGLIAMERAKESKVSELQTALGESYEQLLRLCAHIAGDEAAANDFAAEVKWKDTSAKNITQVVDALGKLATMLNVPAEALLEDIPGFTYERIQRIKRLGTSTPDATGGMF; encoded by the coding sequence GTGAACCGAGATCAAGCGACTGAAGCTGTGCGGGAGTTGCTTTCACAGCATGCTACAGAGTCGATTCGACATGAGCGGATTAATTCGGCTCTGCAGCCGTGGTCGAGGAGACAAGCCGCGAAAATGTTCGGGATCTCTCGTCGTGATAAGAATTATCACCGACATGTTGATTTAGCCATTGATTCGCAAGCGCCATTTTTGCCCCTAGTTCTCGATACTTTCGGCCAAGCAATGAAAGTGGAGAACTACCTCGCTGGCAACAGTGGTGATGAGCAGTCGCCAGCATGGAGACATTGGCAACGCAATTCCATGGACGCAGTCCAATCTGGTATTAACCGAGCAGCTCTCCAGTATGGGGTCAGCTATGCGATAGTGACCGGCAAAGACGCGCGTGATGAGCGTATCTCTCCGATCATTAGTGGGAAATCACCCATGAGCATCACTGCATTCTATGGTGAGTCCCTAGCATGGCCTGGCGAATCTGGAGCCAATTCCGAATGGCCGATCATTGCTGCATATATCAAAGGAAACCGAATCCGCCTCTATGACGAGGAGAATATCTATTTCTTTGGGGCTAAGAACTCTCCGAAGTCTGCAACTAGCTGGAAGGAGCAAGCGTGGAATTCTCCGAGCAATCTGGAATTCATTGAGAAGCGCCCTCACGGAGTAGGCGTTGTCCCGATAGTGCGGTTCCGAGACCAGTGGCTGCTTGATGGTGAATATCAAGCGGGTATGGTGGAGCCTCTGATTTCACTGCAAAAACGGATCGATCGTACTAGCTATGAGATGGGGTCAACGCAGTATGTTGCGGCTTTCAAACAGAGGTATGTGATTGGGTGGAGGCCCAAAGACGAACTCACTGCAGCACGCATGAAAGCATCGGATACGTGGTTTATCAATGAAGACCAAAGCAAGGTAAAGGTTGGCCAATTCGATGAGACGAACGTTGAGCAATACATCAAATCTCGTGAGTCAACAATCCGAGATCTTGCTGCGATTGCGCAGGTGCCTGCTCAATCGCTAGGCGCAGGCACCATTAGCAATGTGTCCGCTGACGGCCTGATTGCGATGGAGCGTGCGAAAGAGTCAAAAGTTTCGGAGCTACAAACAGCCCTTGGTGAAAGCTACGAACAGTTACTCCGGTTGTGCGCTCATATAGCGGGCGATGAAGCAGCCGCGAATGATTTCGCAGCAGAAGTGAAATGGAAAGACACATCAGCGAAAAACATTACGCAGGTAGTTGACGCTCTTGGAAAACTCGCGACCATGCTGAACGTCCCAGCCGAGGCATTGTTGGAAGATATCCCAGGGTTCACCTATGAGCGTATCCAACGGATAAAACGGCTCGGAACGAGCACCCCGGACGCTACCGGAGGGATGTTCTAG
- a CDS encoding helix-turn-helix domain-containing protein, with amino-acid sequence MNAAQKSQVGKFGRLISDILDTHRRIQKVTQAEIEKATGISQSQVSKQLRGLRPINIDELEKLCSALNLELIEVVAEAERQMNLVDDLAARRKAKSEPPAFHSVENSGWSEEYAADSSPEELFPGDDGYHDGP; translated from the coding sequence ATGAACGCAGCTCAGAAATCGCAAGTTGGTAAGTTTGGACGACTAATCTCTGACATCCTCGACACTCACAGGCGAATTCAAAAAGTAACGCAGGCCGAGATAGAAAAGGCAACAGGGATCTCACAAAGCCAGGTCTCCAAGCAGCTTCGTGGACTCCGGCCGATCAACATTGACGAACTAGAAAAGCTATGCAGCGCGTTAAATCTTGAACTCATAGAAGTGGTCGCAGAAGCCGAAAGGCAAATGAATCTGGTAGACGACCTTGCCGCGCGTCGTAAAGCCAAATCAGAGCCGCCGGCGTTTCATTCAGTCGAGAATTCTGGCTGGTCGGAGGAGTACGCGGCAGATTCGTCGCCTGAGGAGCTTTTCCCGGGTGATGACGGATACCACGACGGCCCCTAG
- a CDS encoding DUF433 domain-containing protein: protein MTYTIDVAAYLSGASKDQLQRWARNEILVPEINPERPKIYSFRDIVALRTIAKLRVNNSLQRIRSAIARLSDYDLTEHLSEYKFATDGKSVKVFDEDNAHFLNLSKNPGQWDLVNLEDIYAPFMNMQGREVPDLRNPAQGIEINPQRLSGTPTIEDSRVPYDLIVDLFHDDMSAEEIAEEYPTISLESVGNAIAFNKSIEELAA, encoded by the coding sequence ATGACTTACACCATTGATGTTGCTGCTTATCTCAGCGGTGCGTCTAAAGATCAGCTTCAGCGATGGGCGCGAAATGAAATTCTTGTGCCCGAGATTAACCCTGAACGGCCAAAGATCTATTCTTTCCGTGACATCGTAGCGCTTCGCACCATTGCGAAACTTCGGGTAAATAATTCACTTCAGCGGATCCGTTCCGCCATCGCCAGACTCAGCGATTACGATTTGACCGAGCACCTATCTGAGTACAAATTCGCGACCGACGGGAAAAGTGTCAAAGTCTTCGACGAAGACAACGCCCATTTCCTCAACTTGAGCAAAAACCCCGGCCAGTGGGACTTAGTAAACCTCGAAGATATTTACGCGCCATTCATGAATATGCAAGGCCGTGAAGTGCCCGACTTGCGCAACCCTGCCCAAGGAATAGAGATCAACCCACAACGGCTAAGTGGAACCCCCACTATCGAAGACAGTCGCGTGCCTTATGACCTAATAGTAGACCTATTCCATGACGACATGAGCGCAGAAGAGATCGCCGAGGAATACCCGACCATCAGTCTGGAATCGGTAGGCAACGCAATCGCCTTTAATAAATCGATCGAGGAGCTAGCAGCATGA
- a CDS encoding phage terminase small subunit, translating to MPGPAPKRKAQRRRRNKEPEGFSVVSAIGQSAVKPPPEDVKWHIYAKNWWRSLKKSGQAQFYQDSDWAEAKLVAQLLSEELRRERGPRSTMMDIIFSRADNLLTTEGARRRLRIELTAPASNEGADATVSMLEEYRKELGEHVP from the coding sequence ATGCCAGGTCCCGCGCCGAAAAGGAAAGCCCAACGTCGTAGGCGTAACAAAGAACCAGAAGGATTCTCTGTTGTTTCTGCGATAGGGCAATCGGCTGTGAAGCCACCGCCAGAGGATGTGAAGTGGCACATCTACGCTAAGAATTGGTGGCGATCGCTGAAGAAGAGTGGGCAGGCGCAGTTTTATCAGGACTCAGACTGGGCAGAAGCTAAGCTGGTTGCTCAGTTGCTTTCTGAAGAGTTGCGCAGGGAACGCGGACCACGGTCAACGATGATGGATATCATCTTCTCTCGGGCAGATAACCTCCTGACTACTGAAGGGGCTCGGCGTCGCCTGAGGATCGAGTTAACTGCGCCAGCGTCAAATGAAGGGGCGGACGCAACAGTTTCGATGCTGGAGGAATACCGAAAAGAACTGGGGGAGCACGTCCCTTAA
- a CDS encoding DUF2190 family protein: MEVTKVHYNPADQITVKAKKKLSAGTFVVAHSEGMSGRTPVVDVAGADAYPLGVVAHDCEAGDHVTIYRAGHVVDVLATGSIAAGAKVSTAASGKVSTASNGPVVGIAVSAAASGKVTIALV; this comes from the coding sequence ATGGAAGTCACCAAAGTTCACTACAATCCCGCCGACCAAATCACAGTAAAAGCAAAGAAAAAGCTCTCAGCAGGAACCTTTGTGGTGGCGCATTCCGAGGGCATGTCGGGACGCACCCCAGTAGTTGATGTCGCTGGGGCTGATGCCTACCCGCTGGGTGTTGTGGCACACGATTGCGAAGCAGGCGACCACGTGACGATCTACCGAGCTGGTCACGTTGTAGATGTGCTTGCGACTGGTTCAATCGCCGCTGGTGCCAAAGTCAGCACAGCGGCATCCGGCAAAGTCAGCACCGCATCAAATGGGCCGGTCGTAGGGATCGCAGTATCGGCTGCGGCATCCGGCAAAGTCACGATTGCTCTTGTGTAA
- a CDS encoding major capsid protein, with translation MKNSGFYPAAAPQVKDGAITVDLMLQEPTRLTRYVADITRFKMFTDRLFSPGEAKGGALLYDVALANTALADDHMGIIAPGASHPVIDVSDGEPKITRVVKLGGKYGITDEAKDRNDMASLQRKATRVANQMVFDLDAMGITAVKDAFTSYDSDTIKVQSEGWASINKTAKSAATAAKSIRADINKAKVEGEKSLMGYVYNLLILHSDDYLEFTNSFETNEAQKKYLGSEGIEVISSPLATKGEGILAAEKQVGTIGIEKAMSTSTWYDEDKETTWAKTNARMVYGVTDPLAMIRLQNIGS, from the coding sequence ATGAAAAACTCTGGGTTTTATCCAGCTGCTGCACCACAGGTTAAAGATGGTGCTATCACCGTTGATTTGATGTTGCAGGAGCCAACCCGGCTTACTCGTTATGTCGCAGACATAACTCGTTTCAAGATGTTCACCGATCGCCTTTTCTCACCAGGTGAAGCCAAAGGCGGCGCATTGCTCTATGACGTCGCGCTCGCGAACACCGCTCTTGCCGATGACCATATGGGTATCATTGCGCCGGGTGCCTCACATCCGGTTATTGATGTTTCTGATGGTGAACCGAAGATTACGCGTGTAGTAAAGCTTGGTGGTAAGTATGGCATCACCGATGAGGCGAAAGACCGCAACGATATGGCATCGCTTCAGCGAAAAGCTACGCGGGTTGCGAACCAGATGGTCTTTGACCTGGATGCGATGGGTATCACCGCAGTCAAAGATGCCTTTACGTCTTACGACTCGGACACTATTAAGGTGCAGTCGGAAGGGTGGGCGTCTATAAACAAGACTGCCAAGTCTGCTGCGACTGCGGCGAAGTCTATTCGCGCGGATATCAACAAGGCAAAGGTTGAGGGCGAAAAATCGCTTATGGGGTATGTCTACAACCTTTTGATCCTCCACAGTGATGACTATCTGGAATTCACTAACAGCTTTGAAACCAACGAAGCTCAAAAAAAGTACCTGGGCTCGGAGGGGATCGAAGTGATCTCGTCACCGTTAGCAACTAAGGGCGAGGGCATCTTGGCTGCTGAAAAGCAGGTGGGAACCATTGGTATCGAGAAAGCGATGTCTACTTCGACGTGGTACGACGAAGACAAAGAGACCACTTGGGCTAAAACTAACGCTCGCATGGTGTATGGAGTAACTGATCCGCTGGCGATGATCCGACTGCAAAATATCGGGAGTTAA
- a CDS encoding HNH endonuclease: protein MAWVKVGDTFNSAPEWMSAAALAISRQDIDLVVKLKGYTIALYTQSAIAWSDYIINYGTAVTVIGMHSANQVISDLCKIGILTPIDADDEDNPRWKLLEREDFINVIKSNERFMRTKRRRDRANASLVVRVLLRDGEECRYCGVEVKWGDNKSDDGQTFDHRDPEAPTTPDNYVQCCRGCNRLRAEFANPDDELPLLAQPEYPEYGPGVLKVLRKWTSVTARICRELGIPNPLTRNSVSETDTSVLTASEATETSIPTTHSPVLSGSQPETEPQLPEGASPRQVEAANEKPRHVRRGRASSTAKAQGSYPSSSPVLSGSQSETEPRRLDSASVRAGDGANGGLGRVQSRRRKGRRRR from the coding sequence ATGGCATGGGTGAAAGTCGGAGATACTTTTAATTCGGCACCAGAGTGGATGAGCGCGGCTGCGCTTGCGATCTCCCGGCAAGATATTGATCTCGTCGTGAAGTTGAAAGGCTACACGATAGCGTTGTACACGCAGTCAGCTATTGCGTGGTCTGATTACATCATCAACTATGGTACTGCGGTAACCGTGATTGGGATGCACAGTGCCAACCAGGTTATAAGTGATTTATGCAAGATCGGGATACTTACTCCGATCGATGCGGATGATGAGGATAACCCCCGTTGGAAATTATTAGAGCGGGAGGACTTCATCAATGTCATTAAGTCGAACGAACGATTCATGCGTACCAAACGCAGGCGTGATCGCGCCAACGCTTCCTTGGTCGTTCGTGTTCTCCTGCGAGATGGAGAAGAATGCCGCTACTGCGGCGTTGAGGTTAAATGGGGCGATAATAAGTCTGATGATGGTCAGACTTTTGACCACCGTGACCCAGAAGCTCCGACAACACCAGACAACTATGTTCAGTGCTGTCGTGGGTGCAACAGGCTTCGTGCTGAATTCGCGAACCCTGATGATGAGCTTCCGCTTCTTGCCCAACCGGAATATCCGGAATACGGTCCTGGGGTATTGAAAGTGTTACGCAAGTGGACGTCCGTAACGGCGCGGATATGCCGTGAACTAGGTATTCCTAACCCGCTTACTCGTAACAGCGTAAGCGAAACGGATACCTCGGTCCTCACAGCCAGTGAGGCGACGGAAACAAGTATCCCTACTACCCACTCTCCGGTTCTATCTGGTAGCCAGCCAGAGACTGAGCCGCAGCTCCCGGAGGGCGCTAGCCCTCGTCAGGTCGAAGCCGCAAATGAGAAACCCCGGCATGTGCGCCGGGGCCGTGCATCCAGCACGGCTAAAGCGCAAGGTTCTTACCCATCTTCTTCCCCGGTTCTATCTGGTAGCCAATCAGAGACTGAGCCGCGTCGTCTGGATTCAGCAAGTGTGCGTGCTGGTGATGGTGCTAATGGGGGGCTCGGACGCGTGCAATCCCGTCGTCGGAAAGGTCGCCGCCGCCGGTAA
- a CDS encoding HNH endonuclease, producing MSVVMMAWVNGASRTSTPEWRRLRRHAKKMLPYECDDCGDVPDSEELHLDHVVPHAEGGSDELGNLVWRCASCHAEKTQAEALRGIARRKQRGRVYDPDRERHPGLL from the coding sequence GTGAGCGTGGTGATGATGGCGTGGGTTAACGGAGCGTCTCGAACGAGTACGCCAGAGTGGCGTCGCCTGCGCAGGCATGCCAAGAAGATGTTGCCGTATGAGTGTGATGATTGTGGTGACGTTCCAGACTCGGAAGAGCTTCATCTTGACCATGTGGTTCCTCATGCAGAGGGCGGGTCGGATGAGTTGGGGAATCTTGTCTGGCGTTGCGCGTCATGCCATGCGGAGAAGACGCAAGCTGAGGCGCTTCGGGGGATTGCTCGTCGTAAACAGCGCGGCCGCGTTTATGATCCGGATCGGGAGCGGCATCCGGGCCTACTGTAA
- a CDS encoding ImmA/IrrE family metallo-endopeptidase, translating into MSKILELEQMAEAMDIAIDSHTGGEKGRWYPIRKTVSIRKGLHPIQHLCTLAHELGHAHCGHVPGATGWVHARQEREANEWAAEFLISQGDYQRAEEVCDGHVGGIASELGVTQEIVRAWQGLARFKVIA; encoded by the coding sequence ATGAGCAAAATTTTAGAACTGGAACAGATGGCCGAAGCTATGGACATTGCGATCGACTCACACACTGGCGGAGAAAAAGGCCGTTGGTACCCCATCCGAAAAACCGTGAGCATCCGAAAAGGACTACATCCGATCCAGCACCTATGCACACTCGCGCACGAGCTAGGGCACGCTCATTGTGGGCACGTTCCCGGCGCGACTGGATGGGTTCATGCCCGGCAGGAGCGCGAGGCGAACGAGTGGGCCGCTGAGTTTTTGATTAGTCAGGGTGACTATCAGAGGGCGGAAGAGGTTTGCGATGGGCACGTTGGTGGGATTGCCAGTGAGCTTGGAGTTACACAGGAGATCGTCCGAGCATGGCAGGGTTTAGCCCGGTTTAAGGTTATTGCGTGA
- a CDS encoding VG15 protein, whose product MVSNKDHFQANASATEKMAKEITEVVLAVAYPSTVEQLWELTQRVFPIIRKYRRVFYDNAVTEMLNALSTQGLEISPAAPRAYSPHATWKMIARLLGWDTTQYPLDAPIEAYADDFRTAIDENVVKPNPTALDHEKLARRVVGAARRHAASAGRDVVVDSARFSEIRDVDTEEVLRPSDFEYPTPDDFVESPDGESGIVVGWARVLTGEENCPFCAMLASRGPVYEEKTALNAASRDGRRYHDNCDCTAVMVVKGKPWDGQEQYEALQDLWYSADFQPTDEEIYNGLLSTQERFYHRYRREQQIPPHPGITLDQNEKGSAVVIPPDVLAEVDDGGDRSWLANMSADIGAHQPESHEWKTFIRLAQNGHYVHLRKVSDLTSPDVWLDGVLTECKAPKGGSKNTIANNFKEAKNNFGSFEGYNGVKQIVLDCNRCPIDSEQIVKDIQRTFANPRYVSLDQVIILLKNGSEEVLSR is encoded by the coding sequence ATGGTGTCTAACAAGGATCACTTCCAGGCTAACGCCAGCGCCACCGAGAAGATGGCAAAGGAAATTACGGAGGTAGTTCTCGCGGTTGCGTACCCATCGACTGTTGAACAGCTGTGGGAATTGACCCAGCGTGTGTTTCCTATCATCAGGAAATACCGTCGAGTTTTTTACGATAACGCAGTAACGGAGATGCTAAACGCACTGAGTACTCAGGGGTTAGAGATATCCCCAGCTGCGCCTAGAGCGTATTCCCCTCATGCAACGTGGAAAATGATTGCCCGCCTACTCGGCTGGGACACGACTCAATACCCACTCGATGCCCCGATCGAAGCGTACGCAGATGATTTCCGCACGGCTATTGACGAAAACGTCGTTAAACCTAACCCAACTGCACTAGACCATGAGAAACTTGCGCGCCGGGTAGTAGGCGCTGCGCGAAGACACGCAGCGTCAGCTGGGCGGGATGTGGTTGTGGATTCAGCGCGTTTTTCTGAGATCCGTGATGTGGATACAGAAGAGGTATTAAGACCATCAGATTTTGAATATCCGACACCGGATGATTTTGTGGAGTCGCCGGATGGTGAGTCTGGGATCGTTGTTGGGTGGGCGAGGGTTTTGACCGGCGAGGAGAACTGTCCTTTCTGCGCGATGCTCGCGTCTCGGGGGCCTGTGTACGAGGAGAAGACAGCTTTAAACGCTGCATCACGTGATGGGCGTCGGTACCATGACAACTGTGACTGCACTGCTGTGATGGTGGTTAAGGGGAAACCATGGGATGGGCAAGAGCAGTACGAGGCATTGCAGGATCTGTGGTACAGCGCAGATTTTCAACCGACAGATGAGGAAATCTACAACGGTCTTTTGTCGACTCAGGAGCGCTTTTATCACCGGTATCGGCGTGAACAGCAGATTCCACCGCATCCGGGGATCACGTTGGATCAGAATGAGAAAGGTTCTGCTGTAGTTATCCCGCCTGATGTCTTAGCTGAAGTTGATGATGGCGGGGATCGGTCGTGGTTGGCGAATATGTCTGCTGATATTGGAGCGCACCAGCCTGAGAGCCACGAGTGGAAAACGTTTATCCGATTAGCCCAAAACGGGCATTACGTGCATCTACGTAAGGTGAGCGATCTAACCTCACCTGACGTTTGGTTAGACGGAGTGCTTACTGAATGCAAAGCGCCAAAAGGTGGATCAAAAAACACAATCGCCAATAACTTCAAAGAAGCGAAGAATAATTTTGGTTCGTTCGAAGGGTATAATGGGGTCAAACAAATTGTTCTTGATTGTAATAGATGCCCGATTGACAGCGAGCAGATTGTCAAAGACATCCAACGTACATTCGCAAACCCTCGGTATGTGAGTCTTGACCAAGTAATCATTCTTCTAAAAAACGGAAGTGAGGAGGTGCTGAGCCGATGA
- a CDS encoding helix-turn-helix domain-containing protein: MKSITKMYLSVSELAAMSPYSAARIRRFCREGSLKSTRRPAGPGGGKNTMFLIRPEDFKSFMESRSGGGV, translated from the coding sequence ATGAAGAGTATCACAAAAATGTATTTGAGTGTAAGCGAGTTAGCGGCGATGTCACCGTATTCAGCGGCTCGTATACGGAGGTTCTGTAGGGAAGGCAGTTTGAAATCAACGAGGCGTCCGGCTGGCCCTGGTGGTGGTAAGAACACGATGTTTCTTATTCGTCCTGAGGATTTCAAGAGCTTTATGGAATCTCGTTCTGGCGGAGGGGTGTAA
- a CDS encoding Acb2/Tad1 domain-containing protein gives MIERRFNYVKPSPESRKRMATVRRRVRSVAKFFDAELPEGREKDRAIDALDDALLQSIAAIARERGDDGVG, from the coding sequence ATGATTGAACGCCGGTTTAATTACGTTAAGCCATCACCGGAATCGCGCAAGCGAATGGCTACGGTGCGCCGTCGGGTGCGAAGCGTTGCTAAGTTCTTTGACGCTGAGTTGCCCGAAGGTCGCGAAAAGGATCGGGCGATAGATGCGCTTGATGATGCATTACTGCAATCGATCGCGGCTATCGCTCGTGAGCGTGGTGATGATGGCGTGGGTTAA
- a CDS encoding phage tail termination protein translates to MNIPGTLKFPDVENLLCDYFDTETATWDPQPKTCTYIPDDYPNEIANNPLIVIQRVGGPADPTMDYPLVEIGVLASTRADAWNMLLHIRQSLTGLRATKDLGNFRVADIEEKGGPRMSAWANPDHRWVSTIYELGIRLHR, encoded by the coding sequence ATGAACATACCTGGCACACTAAAATTCCCAGATGTCGAAAATCTCCTGTGCGATTACTTCGACACCGAGACCGCCACCTGGGACCCACAACCAAAGACCTGTACCTACATCCCAGACGACTATCCTAACGAGATCGCCAATAACCCGCTTATCGTAATCCAACGAGTAGGCGGCCCCGCAGATCCTACGATGGACTACCCGCTCGTCGAAATCGGCGTGCTCGCATCCACCAGAGCTGACGCCTGGAACATGTTGCTGCACATACGACAGAGCCTGACGGGGCTACGCGCAACCAAGGATCTCGGAAATTTCAGGGTGGCCGACATAGAAGAAAAAGGTGGGCCACGTATGTCTGCATGGGCCAACCCCGACCACCGGTGGGTGTCAACAATCTACGAACTAGGAATACGACTCCACCGATAA
- a CDS encoding helix-turn-helix domain-containing protein, whose amino-acid sequence MNYLEIMPNELSCRSGQIAAEIRAELARQEKTVNDLADEVGMPISTARRSVKGQRPFNVDELFAVCGVLGLGMVELIERASNEQTTAA is encoded by the coding sequence ATGAACTATCTTGAAATTATGCCAAATGAACTAAGTTGCAGGTCTGGGCAGATAGCAGCGGAAATTAGAGCTGAACTAGCCCGGCAGGAAAAGACAGTAAATGACTTGGCAGACGAAGTAGGGATGCCAATTTCGACAGCAAGACGAAGCGTCAAAGGCCAACGACCGTTCAATGTTGATGAACTTTTCGCAGTATGCGGAGTTCTTGGGCTGGGAATGGTCGAGCTGATTGAGCGCGCTTCAAATGAGCAGACTACTGCGGCGTAG
- a CDS encoding terminase produces the protein MSVAPQNRLDTLPEGVPKLTLGWEALAWAGKYLHHPNGIRQGKPWKFTPNQARFILWFYSINEFGAWNYAEAHRRLAKGSGKSPFAATAALIDFLAPVRLDHFDPTIIGGCIGKPVQMPWVQIAAVSEKQTENTMRMVRAMVAKKRNPQLHKDYELDPGKTQINLVPEGKLEVITSSATTQEGAEVTLVIGDELEHWTPSNGGVELYDTLLDNLTKSGNRLLGTLNAWKPGVGTVGETVFDAWVDQELGKTKAERKILMDARKAPPDTTLADPVSLRRGLEFVYADCPWADIDAIMSRIWTPSSKPDDAKRKYLNWPTTSYDAWVQPTDLEQMARPDIRVEQGERIAMFFDGSLSRDSTALVGCRVSDGHVFLIGAWEPGNSHDGTAEKVDVDAVDRKVRWAKGYYNVAAYFADVREWESFTKVEWPRLFRGSLALWAVPSGANAEPVAWDMRSKLFDFTRACELVEREISEHSFTYDGSAVLTTHITNARRAVNRYGTSIRKESPNSAKKIDGAVCLIGARMVRRKLLEAEFDSNQYDGEAVFV, from the coding sequence GTGTCTGTCGCACCACAAAACCGGTTGGATACGTTGCCAGAGGGCGTACCGAAACTAACTTTGGGGTGGGAGGCACTGGCGTGGGCTGGGAAATATCTGCACCACCCCAACGGTATTCGACAGGGGAAGCCGTGGAAGTTTACTCCTAACCAGGCTCGTTTCATTCTGTGGTTTTACTCGATTAACGAGTTTGGGGCGTGGAATTACGCAGAAGCTCATCGGCGGTTGGCGAAAGGTTCAGGCAAATCTCCGTTTGCGGCCACAGCAGCGTTGATTGATTTTCTTGCCCCGGTACGGTTGGATCACTTTGATCCGACGATAATCGGCGGGTGCATCGGTAAACCGGTGCAGATGCCGTGGGTGCAAATTGCGGCAGTTTCGGAGAAGCAAACGGAAAACACCATGCGCATGGTTCGAGCGATGGTGGCAAAGAAGCGGAATCCACAGCTGCACAAGGACTATGAGCTTGACCCTGGTAAAACTCAAATAAATCTCGTTCCAGAGGGAAAACTCGAGGTTATTACCAGCTCGGCGACCACCCAAGAAGGTGCCGAAGTAACGCTGGTTATCGGAGACGAGCTTGAACACTGGACTCCATCAAACGGCGGGGTTGAACTCTACGACACGCTGTTGGATAACCTAACCAAATCCGGTAATCGGCTCCTAGGGACCCTTAACGCATGGAAGCCTGGCGTCGGTACCGTAGGTGAAACAGTATTCGACGCGTGGGTTGATCAGGAATTAGGCAAAACTAAAGCCGAGCGAAAAATCCTCATGGATGCGAGGAAGGCACCACCAGATACAACGCTGGCTGACCCAGTCAGTCTGCGTCGCGGGTTGGAATTTGTCTACGCTGATTGTCCATGGGCTGATATTGATGCGATTATGTCTCGCATCTGGACTCCATCCTCAAAACCTGACGATGCAAAGCGAAAGTACCTTAACTGGCCCACAACGTCTTACGATGCATGGGTCCAGCCAACAGACCTGGAACAGATGGCTCGCCCCGACATCAGAGTCGAGCAGGGTGAGCGCATCGCCATGTTTTTCGATGGATCGCTTTCACGGGACTCAACGGCTCTGGTCGGGTGCCGGGTATCCGATGGGCATGTATTTCTTATCGGGGCATGGGAGCCTGGAAACTCTCACGATGGGACAGCCGAGAAAGTCGACGTCGACGCTGTAGACAGAAAAGTCCGTTGGGCAAAGGGATATTACAATGTGGCAGCGTACTTCGCAGATGTCCGTGAATGGGAATCATTCACCAAAGTTGAATGGCCAAGATTATTCCGAGGCTCACTAGCTTTATGGGCGGTCCCGTCAGGTGCAAACGCAGAGCCGGTCGCCTGGGATATGAGGTCTAAACTCTTTGATTTCACCAGAGCATGCGAGCTTGTAGAACGTGAAATTAGTGAGCACTCATTCACCTATGACGGATCTGCGGTCTTGACAACCCACATCACGAATGCGCGCCGGGCCGTGAATCGATATGGAACTTCGATCCGGAAAGAATCCCCTAACTCCGCTAAGAAAATTGATGGTGCGGTTTGTCTTATTGGTGCGCGCATGGTGCGTAGGAAACTGTTGGAAGCTGAATTTGATTCAAATCAATACGACGGAGAGGCGGTGTTCGTGTGA
- a CDS encoding helix-turn-helix transcriptional regulator, which yields MNPIIIDETTGKRLWRSTECAEHCGISVRTWANYYANGRTPAPVAMLDKRSPLWDADEIKTWHKNRPGSPIKNPHTPSR from the coding sequence ATGAACCCAATCATTATCGACGAAACTACCGGTAAACGCCTCTGGCGAAGCACCGAATGCGCCGAGCATTGCGGCATCAGCGTGAGGACATGGGCAAACTACTACGCCAACGGACGAACCCCCGCCCCTGTTGCCATGCTCGACAAACGCAGCCCCCTATGGGACGCAGACGAAATCAAAACCTGGCACAAAAACCGCCCCGGCAGTCCCATTAAAAACCCACACACCCCTTCACGCTAA